AACAGATAATGGAGAGACAGCACACTGTTCAAAGAACAGCCCTGATCATTGCACCACCacaaaaaggagaaagtgaaTTCCTTCCTGCAGCTCACTGGTGTCCTACATGATGTGTAACAGTCGTGTTCTTTCATGAAGAGCAACAAATGAAGCTCCTTCAAAGCTTCAGACAGTGTAGAATGTGATTATCTTACTCAAgatatttatattctttattGCTATTGTAGGTCAGGATGGCTATTCAGCTGGCTTCCTGCCTGGTGTCCCACATCACTGCTACATCTTAAAGAGGCTGAAGACAGAATGCTAAAATGTAAGTCTGTTTGTTCTTTAATAAGATTTATAGATATGACTTGTTTTTCTGTagatttccattaaaataatttaaaaaatttttaaatgtggcTTCTGCACTGTGATGAAATAAACAGGTTTAGAAATAGATTCTCAGTGTTACTTTGTTTGTGATATTTGATCCTAGCATCtttgttttgaaaggaatctCCTATTTCAAACATCGGTTTCCATAGAAAGTACTTTATATTTTGTCAGTCACATCTAGCAACatcaattttttccccctttttcttcagGTATTGCAAGCACATACAATAAACGGTATGTGTACCTAtctaatggaaataaaatatggaCACTGACATTCTCTCCGGACCTTTCACATAAAACCCCGCTCGTTCTTCTTCATGGGTTTGGAGGAGGTGTTGGACTGTGGGCTCTCAATTTTGAAGATCTCTGTGAAAACAGGACCATTCATGCTTTTGACCTCTTGGGATTTGGACGTAGCAGTAGACCACACTTTGACAGTGATGCTCGGGAAGCAGAAAATCAGTTTGTGGAATCCATAGAAGAATGGAGAAGGGAGGTGGGgttagaaaaaatgattttactcGGACACAACCTAGGTGGATTCCTGGCTGCTGCTTACTCATTAAAGTACCCATCAAGGTATGTGAAAATAAAGGAATGAAGGAATTCCTTTTCTATATTTGACTAGTGATTTTACCACTGATTTAATTTGATCAGGCTGTCTATAGATTAAATAGATGACGGTGTTGATTAAAAGAAACATGATACTGAGTTTTAAGCCCGAAGTATTAATCATGAGTTTTGTTCCCAGATGACTAGAAATATAGATATATTAGAAATGCTTCAAGTGTACTTTTCTGTACCTTATTGGTTTGATTCCATATCACTTTGCCATGCTGTAAGGCTAAATAGAAAAGATCATATTTACGTGTTAATGTTTCATGGCATCTCTGATCAAACTTAGGTTTGTCAAGGGAAAAGAGGCGTATTTCTGCCAAACTTCCCGTTATCATGGATAACAATGCAACTTACGAACCTGATCCCCCGAAGTAATTCATGCCTGTATGCTGGCAGTCAGCTTGGTGGCAGCatgattatataaaaataattttggcaaCTGCTTGATTTAAATTGTCTGTATACCACTTCATATTTCTTTGTTGGAAAATAATCCAGCTGCAGCAGTGTTGTAATTGTATCCATCAGCATTTTCTGCAGACACATCATGGTCAACAgctaatccatttttttccctaaactgaTAACTTGCCTCTTTTTTTACATAGCCTGGTTATATAGACTCTGACAAACTAGGATCCTACCAGCTGAGATCCTTCTGCATCAAGAAAGGACATTGTTTTTGTCTAGATAAGCTTAATGGGCTCCTGATTCCAGTGTGTAATCTGTGCAAACAAGAAATTTTTATATACAGTTCTTATTAACTTAGTTCAGTACAGTTCTTATTAACTACTCTTTTATCGCTCTGTATGggtcagaatggaaaaaaaatatcaatACCAAAGAACATATTTTAAGACGCATCAGATTTCTgatatgatttattttttataatatatGATTGTTGAGTTGGGCTAAAAGTGTGAATATAAGTCTAGCTTTCCAAATGTCATAGCAGATTGTATACTATACAGAATAAATAGCTTATTCTTTTATATACTGTTAATTTACACTATATGCATACCTTTCTCTCTCATttggagattttaaaataaatttataaatcattttttcctaaaacagtGGCTGCTTCTTTCCAAGTGGGTGACAGCTGGCGCATACTGTTAGAAATGATGTTTGAGAGTAGGTGTGTGCCTAAATCCGGAATTCCAGCGAAGTGCAGTTCGAGAAATGCTGTCCTGTGCTTTGGAGATATAAACATCTTATCCTTTTGGGCATACAACAACTTTAGCTAACTGGAATTAGTTTCCTGTAGGAGTCACTATACAAGTTGCTTGTTCTTTCTTCTGGAGTATTTATAGATGGCCCCTGTAGGATGGAGTATTGTTTCTGTCATCTGATTTAGATTGAAAGGGACACTTCTGTGTTTTCAGGCTTCCCTGTGCTTAAGTTGAGGTTTAACTAATTTGGGAGGGTTTTAGTCTGCGCTCTCGTGTTACTAGTATTGTTTCTCTGAAATTAGACTAACACTCTTTCAAACTAGCACACTTACTGGTAGGGTCTTAAGACAGTGTTGGATCAAGTGATAAATATAGGGCAGCCTTCAACAAGATTATCTAACAATGCATTAGAAGCTTAAAGGATTCTCGATACATATTGTTAGGAAAGTAGATCTGTTTCTCCAAGCCTAGATGATCTATTAATTTACAACGTAGTACTAAAATTGTGCATGGAACATCATCATACATCATTATCTGAGATTGTTAGTTCAAAAAGCTTCCAATGTAGAAGATTCTTGGTGAGGTGGTGGGGAACCATGATTTTCAAATAATGCAACCTCTGGACTATTACTTTTGGAAGTATTTCTCATGGTGAGGTTCCCTTTGTCCTTGATCATCTTTTAGGCTTGATTACCAAAAGGAGGAATGCAAAACAGGGAGGACACTATTAAGAAACCAAAGCTGAAAGGAGCttactctgtttttatttatgtatatgaTGTGTTACGTTTAATACTATAGTTTGTGCATAGAATGTTTAGTAGTCCTGAACCGCTTCTCATTGCTTGAACTCCTCAGCCTTCCCGTCTCTCCTGCTTGTTTTATATAGCTAAATTCTACCCTGTCCTCTGTTACCATTCTTGTATACTGCGGTGTGCAAATACATTCGTGGCTGAACTGACAGCTGAGAAACATCTTTGCAAGCTTAATCTTTTTCAACCCTTCATTTCAAGCACTGATTTTTGGTTTCCCAAATGATTATAGTCCAGAAATAGCCTTCAGAATCACTTCTGATATCATTTTAGACATTAAGACAACTCTGCTATATTTAATATCTAATCTCATGGCTTTGAAAGAGAAGGAAGTcatgaagaaaaaagtaaagataatGAAGCTGTACCATATGCAAAATCACCTTAAATATGCAAAACTGTAGTGAACTGTAGTGTAGTGTAGAGTCACTTTTTCAGAAATCAGCAGTGTCTGGTACAGGCCTCCTACAGTAGGTGTTTTATGGGATTAAATAGAAAAGGATGATTCCAATCCACCAAGATGAAATAAATTTTTTGCTTGAAGGGGACTCACAGGATGAAATGATTGGTAGTTGCTTGTGCTGGAAACTCCTACTATGCTTTCTGTACTGAGATTCCTTTGAATGATAATTCTGTAAATTGTCTCTCTAAAGCTTCTGTTGTGAACTAAATAAATTTAGAAAGCATCTAATTTTGATCTGCCTCTTACTTCAGATTTTACTTTGATAAGATAATTTTTTAGATAAATTTGCATCCTTTCTTAGAACAGAAAGCTTATATAGCTTGGAAAAGAAAGACTTCAAAAAGTTTACTTTAAATGAAACAGATACGATTCTCTTTTgtgtcatgctgctgctgctaataTTGACTGAGTACATGGAATAGGccatttttaaagacagaagcaagactgacctttttttttctaaaaaaatgtgTACGACAGTAGGTATCTATTGAATACTGAGTTTCTCTTTTTGACatgaatttccatttttcttaaatCATACTCTTTTTCCAATTTTGATATTCTTTTTGAATTGCAGATTAGCTAAGTTTCTggtgtttttaaatacaattacTTGCAATTGTGTTTGCAGCACAACAGAATACAAATATTGGCAAGGAGCTTTGCATTCCATCTCTCCTTAAGTAGCATTCAAAAGCAAAATCATCAATGGATCGGATGTTAGGTAATAGGCCACTATGATAGAAGTGACTGAACAGGTTGCGTAATACACAGATAGCAAGTTACCATCTTTCTCAGTCAAAGAAAAATTAATGTCTAAACCTCTGAACCTTTTCTGCCAACAGAGTAAAGCACCTTATCTTAGTGGAGCCATGGGGTTTTCCAGAGAGGCCTGAGAATGCTGACCAAGAAAGACCAATTCCAATCTGGATCAAAGCACTAGGAGCTATATTGAGTCCATTTAATCCATTAGCTGGGCTGAGGATAGCAGGACCCTTTGGTGAGTGTTAGCTACtcttaaatactgtttttcttcgaACATATACATGGGGCAGATATGACATTAAAATAAGGTTTGTTGCAAGCTCTTTTCACCCACAGAGAAAAGAATTGGAGGAAGAGGTGTGAGGGCTTGAGAAAAATGAACTCTTCAGGACAAGAGGGAAAATCTTTCTGTTGGAAATACTAATATGATAATTTATAGCATTTATGGTAGGCTACAGTTATAGTGAGATAGATTATGTGGACATCTGTTGGGGAGACCTGACAAAGATGTGTCAGTgtgagcagggttttttttttttttttttttccctatagttGCCTCCAGTCACAATCCATTTAGTTTCCCTTCTGTTTGCAGTTTGATTGACAAACAGCATTTCCAAATTAGGATAATGTTAGAATACCATTTCTCATAAATTTGTGTGTCTTTGGCCTGAGTTTAGAGAAATtaagctgaaacttttttttttctgtctgctgttTTCCTCTCAGCCATGTGCTGCATTACAGTGGCAGTCTTGCCCTTCTTTGTATTTCTACATCTCTTCAACAGCACTGACGGGATGTTAGATGAACTCTGTATTTGCCCTAATCCTAGGAATAACTACAGGTGACCAGAAATAGTAAGATTTTAGTTTGGGGGACGAGGGCATGGTTAAAAACATCAAGATGCATGCCAATTCTTAAATTATGTGTGTTCCTTCTTGAGGGAAAGAGGTTATCTGTTTATTACTCCTTGTATTACAGGAGTATCTGTTGCGGAGGCTTGGAAAAAGGTATTCTTTAGACCTCTTACAAGTTATAAATAACTTTTTGCTTATCACTTTTTTGCTTGAAGTATCTTCAGTTGCTATCATTCACCTTTCCCTCATTTTTAGTGTTTAGTTTAAAGAGAAACTAGTGGCACTTCAAGTCTTTGTTTACATTTAAACCACATCTGTTTCTTAATTCTTTTtgtatgaaatatatattttaataagctGATATATTTCATTTGTTCTCAGAAGCATGACAAAATTAATTAGACAACATATTTTGtacaaacaatcttttttttaagtaaaatgctTTCTAATTTGGTTAACAAAATGACTTGAAGCATACTCAGTGGTAAATACTGATTTATGCATTTTATCCAATAACAAATGCATGCATAAGTCAATTCATGTGGAAGAGTTCAAAGCTGAAGTTGCTTCCCTTACCAAGTAAATGCAGTCATAACCAGACTGCAGAATCAGGCCCTGTCTTGCACAGGTATCCCAAACCTAGCCTTTCCTGTAGGTTGATGTTGAGGGCAgtgtttttcatccttttccGTCCATTTCTcacttcagtttttcaaaaagtttttcaGCACTGACATAGCATGGAATTCTTGACAGATGAGGCATACTTCTCAGATAGAGAAGTGCAGGTTTAAGACACTGTCCTGGGAGATAGGCATGCATAGGCGTCGAACCCAACTTGATAAAGGCACTGAACCAAATCCAAGTTTCCCCCTTCGTGCTCATGTGCTCACTCTGCTGGGCTGGCATAGCTGTCTGGTCCTCACTGTGGGGCCAGCTGCTCATCTTCAAAGTTATATGTTAGGCATTAAAGTGGGGACAGATTTCTTGTAGTATCATGGTGGTATCACATGCATATTTATTCAGACCAGCAGGCAGTTACCTTAACCTGGGAGAGAGACAGAATTTGAGAGagacctttttctttaaatagtttCCAGTTAGTTGGTTTACTTGTTTTCCTTCACTGGAACAGTCAGCCAGTAGGCTCATAGTGTAGGGGGTTTAGGTGCTTAGTTTGGATTTGTGAAGTCCACTGCTAGAGCTGAATGCTTAAAATTACTCAGGGCAACACTAATATCACTGTGACCACATCCTTCTGTAGAACTTCGTCTTTAATGTCAATATTTCATTTATAGTTTCCCTAGATGCTACAGGAAACATCAGCCAAACAATTGAGGGTGTTTTCAGTAAACATTAAGAATAAATCAGTATGATTTCATTCCAAAATTCATTCCAGAGTATCTTGACTCCTTGTTTCATTCTCTCCCTGTAAATTTCCGGGGAAAGAGAACAGTTTTCCAATTTGATGACCCACAGATCAAAAcactttttcatttgctttttaacaaAATGGAAAGTGAATTCTTAAATGGGGATACTTTCAGTCCCTAATTATTGGAAATGGAGATACTGTGGCTTCTATACTGGTAGTAGGGAAGGACACAGAATTAGTCTCTTCCAGGTATTCTTATTCCAGGCCAGCTGCAACATTTAtgttccaaaggaaaaaagaaaaaaaggacaaaaatagaaCAATTGAACTCTCTAGAGAAAATACAGGCGATAGAAGAAATTGCAGAATGTTTGCAAAATCTTCATCACCTCATGACTTAAATCTCTGTTTCATAAAGCAATTGTTTCCTCTTCTACTGTGTTCATTTTCTGAATTGACTTAAGGCATACATAAGGCATGTTGCAATAGTCTAATCTCAAGGTTACAAAAGCACAGAGCACTGTGACAAAGTCTACATAAATAGTCACAGGCCTTTGGCCTGGAACAGGTAGGAAGAAATGACATCATCATAATTGCATAGATTAACAACAGTATTTTCAGTTGATAAACTTAAGTGGTAAGCTGTGAGGCTACATCTTCAGCAAGAGATGAATAATATTCATAGACTAAAATTAGCCTTTGCTGATACTCCTGTCCCTAAGATCTGCCTGGTCAATTAGAAGAGATGCATTGCTTGAGAAAGTGATTCGGAGCAGGAGCTTAACTTTGGCTGTGAAGAGAGCATGAAGAGAACAGCTTTCTTAAGTTAAATCTTTTCATTTATGCCACTTCTTCTTTACTCATATCAAAGTTTCTCCGCCAGTTCTTCAGCATAGACTTCTGTTCTTTAAACTAAATGCTAGTGAAATGAACTAGCTTCAGAAGAAGACTTTCTTTAAAAGGAGAGTATAGACATATCTAAGGAGGAAATACAACCCATTTTTTTAAGTGCCTTTCAGTTCtgaaagatgagatttttttctctcacctAGTGGTGCTGGAGCAATGGGGAGGAAAGTGTTAGCATCATGTAAAACTAAACTAGTGACAGAAAAGTCTGCTTAGCCCATTTGCTGGTCCCCTTTGCATGTTTCTTCTGTTGCTGAAGTGGCCCTTCGCAAACGTTCCCTGAATGTATTTGGCAGGGTTTGAATTGCCACTGTTTCAGTGCAGCATAAAATCATTTAGAGTATTTATATTTAGTTCCTGTTTGGCGCAATCGCGTTTGGCCATCATGTTTTCCCAAGACATGCAAGTGATGAAGCAAAATGTTCTTTAGAAATCACCAAATGCCACAAACTTCAAGGGAGTATGTTCAGGGGATTGTAACGAAAAGCATTAGACAACCTGATCAAGTTGTCTATACCAGCTTCTCCTATAATACTGTTTTCTGTTTAACAGGATTAAGCCTTGTACAGCGTTTAAGACCAGATTTCAAGCGAAAATATTCATCGATGTTTGATGATAACACTGTGACTGAGTATATCTATCACTGCAATGTACAGACACCCAGGTGAGTATGAGTTTGCCAGTGTGTTTTGAAATCTCTCTCATTTACTGAGTGTGTGCTGCTCCCTCCAATGGTCATGGTAACAgtgtgcatgcttttttttttttttactgtaacatTGATTTTAttaattgaagaagaaaaagaagattgcactttttctgaatttcagtaaTTGATAAGTGTAGAAGCTATCCTAATTTTGTTCCTTTCAAACTACTTGCGTTTTAATTTTGACAGAGCGCTTGGGCACTAATTTTTAATCCAAAGGATGTTTAGTTTGTAAAGACTTtcttaaaaaccttaaaaatatatCATTTCATGCTTTTAAGTGTTAGCACTCAATCCTGTAAAAACATAGGCTATTTATGTTGAAAATTACATGCAAATGTTGAAAACTCATGATT
This Dromaius novaehollandiae isolate bDroNov1 chromosome 2, bDroNov1.hap1, whole genome shotgun sequence DNA region includes the following protein-coding sequences:
- the ABHD5 gene encoding 1-acylglycerol-3-phosphate O-acyltransferase ABHD5 isoform X1; the protein is MAGAAAVAVALSVAALPAAASLPARCAAAAMAEEEAPSEGSGWLFSWLPAWCPTSLLHLKEAEDRMLKCIASTYNKRYVYLSNGNKIWTLTFSPDLSHKTPLVLLHGFGGGVGLWALNFEDLCENRTIHAFDLLGFGRSSRPHFDSDAREAENQFVESIEEWRREVGLEKMILLGHNLGGFLAAAYSLKYPSRVKHLILVEPWGFPERPENADQERPIPIWIKALGAILSPFNPLAGLRIAGPFGLSLVQRLRPDFKRKYSSMFDDNTVTEYIYHCNVQTPSGETAFKNMTIPYGWAKRPMLKRISYMDQDIPITVVYGARSCIDGNSGSTIQSLRPNSYVKTIAILGAGHYVYADQPEDFNQRVKDICDSVD
- the ABHD5 gene encoding 1-acylglycerol-3-phosphate O-acyltransferase ABHD5 isoform X2, with the protein product MYISGKNPKDGALFSFPPRSGWLFSWLPAWCPTSLLHLKEAEDRMLKCIASTYNKRYVYLSNGNKIWTLTFSPDLSHKTPLVLLHGFGGGVGLWALNFEDLCENRTIHAFDLLGFGRSSRPHFDSDAREAENQFVESIEEWRREVGLEKMILLGHNLGGFLAAAYSLKYPSRVKHLILVEPWGFPERPENADQERPIPIWIKALGAILSPFNPLAGLRIAGPFGLSLVQRLRPDFKRKYSSMFDDNTVTEYIYHCNVQTPSGETAFKNMTIPYGWAKRPMLKRISYMDQDIPITVVYGARSCIDGNSGSTIQSLRPNSYVKTIAILGAGHYVYADQPEDFNQRVKDICDSVD
- the ABHD5 gene encoding 1-acylglycerol-3-phosphate O-acyltransferase ABHD5 isoform X3, with the protein product MLKCIASTYNKRYVYLSNGNKIWTLTFSPDLSHKTPLVLLHGFGGGVGLWALNFEDLCENRTIHAFDLLGFGRSSRPHFDSDAREAENQFVESIEEWRREVGLEKMILLGHNLGGFLAAAYSLKYPSRVKHLILVEPWGFPERPENADQERPIPIWIKALGAILSPFNPLAGLRIAGPFGLSLVQRLRPDFKRKYSSMFDDNTVTEYIYHCNVQTPSGETAFKNMTIPYGWAKRPMLKRISYMDQDIPITVVYGARSCIDGNSGSTIQSLRPNSYVKTIAILGAGHYVYADQPEDFNQRVKDICDSVD